GGTGGAGCCGGTGCGCATCCTGCACCGCCTCGATCCCGCGGCCGCGCCGCTGAGCACCGCACTTGGCGTGCTCGGCATGCCCGGGTTCACCGCATACTCCGGATTGCTCACCATCGGGCGGCCGCAGCCGGGCGAGACCGTGGTCGTCGCGGCCGCGACCGGACCGGTCGGGGCGACGGTCGGTCAGCTCGCCAAGCTGCGGGGCGCGCGGGCGGTCGGCATCGCGGGCGGTCCGGAAAAGGTCGCGCTGCTGCGTGACTATTTCGGCTTCGATGCCGCGATCGACCATCGCTCTCCCGACTTCGCCGAGCAGCTGGCCGCCGCCACGCCCGACGGCATCGATGTGTACTTCGAGAACGTCGGCGGCGCGGTCTTCGATGCGGTGCTTCCGCGGCTGAATCAATACGCCCGAATTCCTGTGTGCGGCTTGGTCTCCCGCTACAACGCCACCGAATTGCCGCCCGGCCCCGACAGGTTGGGCAAGCTCATGGCGACGGTGTTGTTCCGCAGCCTCACCGTGCGCGGGTTCATCCAGACCGAGTTCGCCGCCGAACAGTACCCGGCCTTCCTGGCCGACACCGCGGGCTGGCTGGCCGACGGGAGGATGAAGTACCTCGAGGACATCGTCGAGGGGCTCGACAACGCCGTCGAGGCGTTCCAAGGTCTGCTCGTCGGCCGCAACCTCGGCAAACTGGTGATCAAGGTCGCCGACTGAACGGGCCGACCC
The DNA window shown above is from Nocardia sp. NBC_01730 and carries:
- a CDS encoding NADP-dependent oxidoreductase; translation: MQSTRIVLASRPTGMPTSENFRTETVDLPAPAPGEALLQTLYLSLDPYMRGRMSDAPSYAPPVEIGQPMVGATISRVLETTEDTLQSGDFVLGYGGWQTHSVEPVRILHRLDPAAAPLSTALGVLGMPGFTAYSGLLTIGRPQPGETVVVAAATGPVGATVGQLAKLRGARAVGIAGGPEKVALLRDYFGFDAAIDHRSPDFAEQLAAATPDGIDVYFENVGGAVFDAVLPRLNQYARIPVCGLVSRYNATELPPGPDRLGKLMATVLFRSLTVRGFIQTEFAAEQYPAFLADTAGWLADGRMKYLEDIVEGLDNAVEAFQGLLVGRNLGKLVIKVAD